In Rhizobium oryzihabitans, one DNA window encodes the following:
- a CDS encoding LacI family DNA-binding transcriptional regulator yields MKRPTITDVATTAGVSVATVDRVLNGRLPVREETSRRVFEAAEKIGFHATNIIRQRMLADLPSYNLGIILRKERHSFYQTFADELELAARNVRDRHLNLRIEFAQSGEPSELAALLTGMKGRVHAVAATGPDHHDVTAAVEALKAKGIPTFSLLSDFAQGVREAYLGANNMKVGRTAAWMISRLARSKGKVLLLLGGHRFHGHSLRETGFRSYMREYAPEFEVMDALITLETRRLTYELVMDTIAKHSDLIGIYCVGGGMEGVIEALQQENRQETIVCLVNELTPESRQALLERRITGVFQTPLRELCADLVATMVHTIEHGMAETPGQRFVPAHLWVPESL; encoded by the coding sequence ATGAAACGTCCGACCATCACAGATGTTGCGACAACCGCCGGCGTCAGCGTCGCAACCGTTGACCGTGTGCTGAACGGTCGCCTGCCGGTGCGGGAGGAAACCTCGCGGCGGGTGTTTGAGGCGGCGGAAAAGATCGGCTTTCATGCCACCAACATCATCCGCCAGCGCATGCTGGCCGATCTGCCGTCCTACAATCTCGGCATCATTCTGCGGAAAGAGCGGCACTCCTTTTACCAGACATTTGCCGATGAGCTTGAGCTTGCGGCGCGCAACGTCAGGGATCGACACCTCAACCTGCGCATTGAATTCGCGCAGTCTGGCGAGCCGAGCGAGCTTGCCGCGCTTCTCACCGGCATGAAAGGCCGCGTCCATGCGGTTGCCGCCACCGGGCCTGATCATCATGATGTCACGGCCGCCGTTGAGGCTTTGAAGGCGAAGGGTATTCCCACCTTTTCGCTGCTTTCCGACTTCGCGCAGGGTGTTCGGGAAGCCTATCTCGGTGCGAACAACATGAAAGTCGGGCGCACGGCGGCCTGGATGATCTCGCGGCTGGCGCGCAGCAAAGGCAAGGTGCTTCTGCTGCTTGGCGGCCACCGTTTTCACGGCCATTCGCTGCGGGAAACCGGTTTTCGCAGCTATATGCGGGAATATGCGCCGGAGTTCGAGGTCATGGACGCACTGATCACGCTGGAAACACGGCGGCTTACCTATGAGCTGGTCATGGACACCATCGCCAAACACAGCGATCTCATCGGCATCTATTGTGTCGGCGGCGGCATGGAAGGCGTGATCGAGGCCCTGCAGCAGGAAAACCGCCAGGAAACCATCGTCTGCCTTGTCAACGAGTTGACGCCGGAATCCCGGCAGGCCTTGCTGGAACGGCGCATTACCGGCGTGTTCCAGACACCGCTTCGCGAATTATGCGCTGATCTCGTCGCCACCATGGTGCACACCATTGAGCACGGAATGGCGGAAACGCCGGGGCAAAGATTTGTACCCGCTCATCTGTGGGTTCCTGAGAGTCTTTGA
- a CDS encoding sugar ABC transporter substrate-binding protein, whose product MKRHFAIAALATMLATTASAQTIGVSMALFDDNFLTVLRNGMIDYSKGMNGVSLQIEDAQNDVGKQLSQVQNFVAAGVDAIIVNPVDTDATVALSQAAAKAGIPLVYVNRQPVNLDSLPDKQAFVASDEKQSGTLQTQEVCRLLKEAGKTEAKAVVMMGELSNQAARMRTQDIKDVVATPDCSFIKLVEEQSANWSRTQGSDLMTNWLSAGVEFDAVISNNDEMAIGAIQSLKAAGRPMDGVIIAGIDATQDALAAMAAGELDVSVFQNAAGQGKGAVDAALKLAKGETIDKKVFVPFELVTPANLKNYQAKN is encoded by the coding sequence ATGAAAAGACATTTTGCGATTGCAGCACTGGCCACCATGCTGGCAACCACGGCGTCGGCCCAGACCATCGGCGTTTCGATGGCCCTGTTCGACGACAATTTCCTGACCGTGCTGCGCAACGGCATGATCGACTATTCAAAGGGTATGAACGGCGTCTCGCTGCAGATCGAGGACGCGCAGAACGATGTCGGCAAGCAATTGAGCCAGGTGCAGAACTTCGTCGCCGCCGGCGTCGACGCCATCATCGTCAATCCCGTGGATACGGATGCGACCGTGGCGCTTTCGCAGGCGGCCGCCAAGGCCGGCATTCCGCTGGTCTACGTCAATCGCCAGCCGGTCAATCTCGACAGTCTGCCGGACAAGCAGGCCTTTGTCGCATCCGATGAAAAACAGTCCGGAACATTGCAGACGCAGGAAGTCTGCCGGCTTTTGAAGGAAGCGGGCAAGACGGAAGCCAAGGCCGTGGTGATGATGGGCGAACTTTCCAACCAGGCGGCCCGCATGCGCACGCAGGATATCAAGGATGTCGTCGCCACGCCGGATTGCAGCTTCATCAAGCTTGTCGAGGAGCAATCCGCCAACTGGTCGCGCACGCAGGGCTCTGACCTGATGACCAACTGGCTTTCGGCCGGCGTCGAGTTCGATGCTGTGATTTCCAACAATGACGAGATGGCGATCGGCGCGATCCAGTCGCTGAAGGCGGCCGGCAGGCCGATGGATGGCGTCATCATTGCGGGTATCGACGCGACGCAGGATGCGCTTGCCGCCATGGCAGCGGGTGAGCTGGATGTCAGCGTGTTCCAGAATGCCGCCGGGCAGGGCAAGGGCGCGGTGGATGCGGCCCTTAAACTCGCCAAAGGCGAGACGATCGACAAGAAGGTTTTCGTGCCCTTTGAGCTGGTTACGCCAGCCAATCTCAAAAACTATCAGGCGAAGAACTGA
- a CDS encoding sugar phosphate isomerase/epimerase family protein, which produces MRIALDPFMHRHLSLEALPAKVKELGYDWIELSPRADFLEWFKAPRVFPERIRSFKKALKDADVGIASLLPMYRWASNDETERQAAVKHWKRAIEIAVELEVDTMNSEFGRGPHPDKGSCYCCHTGSMIEACEDAWWRSMEELVPIFERENINLHVEPHPEDWCETLQPALDIIRTVNSKNVKFLYCAPHTFYFGDDTRAMLREAKDVLAHVHVGDTFNHKASSGLRYILNPPGTQARVHQHLNIGQGEVPWDDFFGTLAEIGFEGIVTSCVFAWEDRADESGRFMCAEINNYIEKYRK; this is translated from the coding sequence ATGCGCATCGCCCTCGACCCTTTCATGCACCGCCATCTCAGCCTCGAAGCCCTTCCGGCCAAAGTGAAGGAACTCGGCTACGACTGGATCGAACTCAGCCCACGCGCGGATTTCCTCGAATGGTTCAAGGCGCCGCGCGTCTTTCCCGAGCGGATCAGGTCTTTCAAGAAGGCGCTGAAAGATGCTGATGTCGGTATCGCCTCGCTGCTGCCGATGTATCGCTGGGCCTCCAATGACGAGACCGAGCGGCAGGCGGCGGTGAAACACTGGAAACGTGCCATCGAGATCGCCGTCGAACTGGAGGTCGATACGATGAACTCCGAATTCGGCCGCGGACCGCATCCCGACAAGGGGTCATGTTATTGCTGCCATACGGGCTCGATGATCGAGGCCTGCGAAGATGCCTGGTGGCGCTCGATGGAAGAACTGGTGCCGATCTTCGAGCGCGAAAACATCAACCTGCATGTCGAGCCGCACCCGGAAGACTGGTGCGAGACGCTGCAGCCGGCGCTGGACATCATCCGCACCGTCAATTCTAAGAACGTCAAATTCCTCTATTGCGCGCCGCATACCTTCTATTTCGGCGACGACACCCGGGCGATGCTGAGGGAAGCCAAGGATGTGCTCGCGCATGTGCATGTGGGCGACACCTTTAACCACAAGGCCAGTTCCGGGCTGCGCTATATCCTCAATCCGCCCGGCACGCAGGCGCGGGTGCACCAGCATCTCAATATCGGCCAGGGCGAAGTGCCATGGGACGACTTCTTCGGCACGCTCGCCGAAATCGGTTTCGAAGGCATCGTGACCTCCTGCGTTTTCGCCTGGGAGGACAGGGCTGATGAATCGGGCAGGTTCATGTGCGCTGAAATCAACAATTACATCGAAAAATACCGCAAGTGA
- a CDS encoding Gfo/Idh/MocA family protein: MTVRIGVVGTGAIGRDHARRINKVLGGAKVVALSDVNRASAEAVRNDIAPDAEIFATGEELIASPDVDAVLVTSWGATHEQYVLAAIAAGKPCFCEKPLATTAEGAKRIVDTEVAHGRRLVQVGFMRRYDAGYVALKQAVDSRIGAPIMVHAAHRNPTVPEQYVTPMAIHDTMIHEIDVLRWLLDDDYVSARVLFPRSAARSHARLKDPQIVILETAKGTIIDVEIFVNCHYGYDIQCQVVGEDGIASLPEPMSVQTRLGAKLQNDILTDWKDRFIASYDVELQDFIHAAAKGTASGPNAWDGYVAAITSDACVAAQETDGAAVEIKLPTRPALYQ; this comes from the coding sequence ATGACTGTCAGAATTGGTGTCGTCGGCACCGGCGCAATCGGGCGTGATCATGCCCGCCGTATCAACAAGGTTCTGGGCGGCGCGAAGGTCGTTGCGCTGAGCGACGTCAACCGCGCCTCGGCAGAAGCGGTGCGCAATGACATCGCCCCGGATGCGGAAATCTTCGCCACCGGCGAGGAGCTGATCGCGTCACCCGATGTGGATGCGGTGCTCGTCACCTCCTGGGGTGCGACGCATGAGCAATATGTGCTGGCGGCAATCGCCGCCGGCAAACCGTGCTTTTGCGAAAAGCCGCTGGCAACAACGGCGGAGGGGGCAAAACGCATTGTCGACACCGAGGTGGCGCATGGCAGGCGGCTGGTTCAGGTGGGCTTCATGCGCCGCTACGATGCCGGTTACGTGGCGTTGAAACAGGCCGTCGATAGCAGGATCGGCGCGCCGATCATGGTGCACGCCGCTCATCGTAATCCAACCGTTCCGGAGCAATATGTCACCCCGATGGCGATCCATGACACGATGATCCATGAGATCGACGTGTTGCGCTGGCTGCTTGACGATGACTATGTTTCGGCGCGTGTTCTCTTTCCCCGTTCGGCTGCCAGAAGCCATGCGCGGCTGAAGGACCCGCAGATCGTCATTCTGGAGACGGCGAAGGGCACGATCATCGACGTCGAAATCTTCGTCAATTGCCATTATGGCTATGATATCCAGTGCCAGGTGGTTGGCGAGGACGGCATTGCCAGCCTGCCGGAGCCGATGTCGGTGCAGACACGCCTCGGCGCGAAGCTGCAGAACGACATCCTCACCGACTGGAAAGACCGCTTCATCGCCAGCTACGACGTCGAATTGCAGGACTTCATCCACGCGGCGGCGAAGGGCACGGCATCGGGCCCCAACGCCTGGGACGGCTACGTGGCCGCCATCACCTCCGACGCCTGCGTGGCTGCGCAGGAGACCGACGGGGCAGCCGTCGAAATCAAGCTTCCCACCCGTCCCGCCCTTTATCAGTGA
- a CDS encoding TIM barrel protein yields the protein MRFAINHITAPKLSLEEFFATASELGLTEVEIRNDLPDIVGTVEPAAVKAAAEKAGVTIISINALYPFNVWSGDLPARAATMADYAAASGAKALVMCPLNDGTAVSFDDLVAALKAMKPILEERGLTGLVEPLGFPVSSLRTKAEAIKAIDAADGGDVYKLVHDTFHHHLAGETEFFPERTGLVHISGVVDPTVSVADMLDAHRVLVDGGDRLENIAQIRALEAAGYDGPYSFEPFAAEVHELEDPVAAVKDSIGHISQAL from the coding sequence ATGCGTTTTGCCATCAACCACATTACCGCGCCGAAACTCTCCCTCGAGGAGTTCTTCGCGACAGCCAGTGAGCTCGGCCTGACCGAAGTCGAAATCCGCAACGACCTGCCTGATATCGTCGGTACGGTTGAGCCGGCGGCCGTAAAGGCGGCGGCCGAAAAGGCGGGCGTCACGATCATCTCGATCAATGCGCTTTATCCCTTCAACGTCTGGTCGGGCGACCTGCCTGCGCGGGCCGCTACCATGGCCGATTATGCGGCGGCAAGCGGTGCGAAAGCGCTGGTCATGTGCCCGCTTAACGACGGCACGGCAGTCTCATTCGATGATCTCGTGGCCGCGCTGAAGGCCATGAAGCCGATCCTTGAGGAACGCGGGCTGACCGGCCTTGTCGAACCGCTCGGCTTCCCGGTCTCGTCGCTGCGCACCAAGGCGGAGGCCATCAAGGCCATCGACGCAGCTGATGGTGGCGATGTCTACAAGCTGGTGCACGACACCTTCCACCATCATCTTGCGGGAGAAACGGAGTTCTTCCCGGAACGCACGGGCCTCGTTCACATTTCAGGCGTGGTTGATCCGACCGTCTCCGTCGCCGACATGCTGGACGCCCATCGTGTTCTGGTCGATGGTGGCGACCGGTTGGAGAATATCGCGCAGATAAGGGCGCTTGAAGCGGCGGGATATGATGGCCCTTATAGCTTTGAGCCTTTCGCCGCGGAAGTTCACGAGCTGGAAGACCCGGTGGCTGCCGTCAAGGATAGCATCGGCCATATCTCCCAGGCGTTATGA
- a CDS encoding LacI family DNA-binding transcriptional regulator: MKIDRKTTLKDVAREANVSLSTASHAINGTATLTTQVRERVLEAARALGYLESRRQKATIATLRVVLLAMTNDAAPQSDLNMVSWTMLNGFRRECERRGIRIVPYVSTTSRLDPVAVAGAADADNVDGIVVLNDDRPQLVQALSALGRPVVLINGEDPAMIVDTVTAENRFGARLGIEHLLSLGHRNILHITWKGRTTIRRRYDGYSDAFLAAGFPVPADMVVEVESYEPEWGEAAIRRLLTEERPLRNATAIFCAADNLALGCLKALTEAGIRVPDDVSVLGFDDIMPAAFSAPPLSTIQLPADRLGGAALALLEQRLVAADPTRPAHRLELGCRLVLRGSIAPPPK; this comes from the coding sequence ATGAAAATAGACAGGAAAACGACGCTTAAGGATGTGGCGCGGGAGGCGAATGTTTCGCTGAGCACGGCTTCGCACGCCATCAACGGCACGGCAACCTTGACCACGCAGGTTCGCGAGCGGGTGCTGGAGGCGGCGCGTGCGCTTGGTTATCTTGAAAGCCGCCGGCAGAAGGCGACCATCGCCACCTTGCGCGTCGTGCTTCTCGCCATGACCAATGACGCTGCGCCGCAAAGCGATCTCAACATGGTCAGCTGGACGATGCTGAACGGCTTCCGGCGTGAATGCGAGCGGCGTGGCATTCGCATCGTTCCCTATGTCAGCACGACGAGCAGGCTTGATCCTGTCGCGGTGGCTGGGGCGGCGGATGCCGACAATGTTGATGGTATCGTGGTCCTGAACGATGACAGGCCGCAACTGGTGCAGGCGCTTTCGGCGCTTGGCAGACCGGTGGTGCTGATCAATGGCGAGGACCCGGCCATGATCGTCGATACGGTGACGGCGGAAAACCGTTTTGGCGCCCGTCTCGGCATCGAGCACCTGCTTTCCCTCGGTCATCGCAATATTCTGCACATCACCTGGAAGGGCCGCACGACGATCCGCCGCCGTTACGATGGCTATAGTGACGCGTTTCTGGCGGCTGGATTTCCGGTGCCCGCCGACATGGTGGTCGAGGTGGAAAGCTATGAGCCGGAATGGGGCGAAGCCGCCATTCGTCGTTTGCTGACCGAGGAGCGTCCGCTCAGAAACGCCACGGCGATTTTCTGCGCTGCCGACAATCTGGCGCTTGGCTGCCTGAAAGCCCTGACGGAAGCCGGAATCCGGGTGCCGGACGATGTTTCGGTCTTGGGGTTTGACGATATCATGCCGGCGGCTTTCAGTGCGCCGCCGCTCAGCACCATCCAGTTGCCCGCCGACAGGCTGGGCGGCGCGGCGCTTGCGCTGCTGGAGCAGCGGCTTGTCGCGGCCGATCCGACGCGTCCGGCGCACCGGCTGGAGCTCGGTTGTCGCCTGGTGTTAAGGGGCAGCATCGCGCCACCGCCGAAGTAG
- a CDS encoding carbohydrate ABC transporter permease: MASPKIARLSDRALDAVMAIVEVPLNLIERLIGKKRMPYLFLMPNLVLFGIFTFLPIAIAVGYAFTGGTELLISDRPFVGLENFGKLLDCQSYMDPGSCRESLFWTAIWNTLWFVGFNVVATLFVALVTALILNRAIAARGFFRAMFFYPVLLSPVVIGLIWKWFLDRNGLLNAFLQMLGVPPEIFLLDVGWSRFFVVVVSVWFHMGFYTLILLAGLQAIPKDLYEAAAIDAASPRRTLFRITLPLLGPNLLVVLILLMIRSVQIFDEAWVLTNGGGPGTANTFVVQYIYQMAFGSDLRLFGLASAASVLMGLVLLALTLVQLRLGKKMES; encoded by the coding sequence ATGGCCAGCCCGAAAATCGCGAGACTGTCCGACCGCGCGCTCGATGCCGTGATGGCCATCGTCGAGGTGCCGCTCAACCTCATCGAGCGGCTGATCGGCAAAAAGCGCATGCCCTATCTGTTCCTGATGCCGAACCTCGTCCTGTTCGGCATCTTCACCTTCCTGCCGATTGCGATCGCCGTCGGTTACGCCTTTACCGGTGGCACCGAACTCCTGATCAGCGACCGCCCCTTTGTCGGTCTTGAGAATTTCGGCAAGCTGCTCGATTGCCAGAGCTATATGGACCCCGGCAGCTGCCGGGAATCTCTGTTCTGGACCGCGATCTGGAACACGCTGTGGTTTGTCGGCTTCAACGTCGTTGCCACGCTGTTCGTCGCACTGGTCACGGCCCTCATTCTCAACCGGGCGATTGCCGCGCGCGGCTTCTTCCGCGCCATGTTCTTTTATCCCGTCCTGCTGTCGCCTGTTGTCATCGGCCTCATCTGGAAATGGTTCCTCGACCGCAACGGCCTGCTGAACGCCTTTCTGCAGATGCTCGGCGTGCCGCCGGAAATCTTCCTGCTGGATGTCGGCTGGTCGCGCTTCTTCGTCGTCGTCGTGTCGGTCTGGTTCCACATGGGTTTTTACACGCTCATCCTGCTGGCCGGCCTTCAGGCCATCCCCAAGGACCTCTATGAAGCCGCCGCAATCGATGCCGCCTCACCCCGGCGCACGCTCTTCCGCATCACCCTGCCGCTGCTTGGCCCCAACCTGCTGGTCGTTTTGATCCTTCTGATGATCCGTTCCGTGCAAATCTTTGATGAAGCATGGGTTTTGACCAATGGCGGCGGACCGGGCACGGCCAATACATTCGTGGTGCAATATATCTACCAGATGGCATTCGGCAGCGATCTAAGGCTCTTCGGCCTCGCCTCGGCCGCATCGGTTCTCATGGGCCTTGTGCTTCTCGCGCTGACGCTCGTGCAATTGCGCCTCGGCAAAAAAATGGAGTCCTGA
- a CDS encoding ABC transporter ATP-binding protein — protein MGSLKLENLNKAFGAVHVLHDIDLQIENGEFVVFVGPSGCGKSTLLRIIAGLEDVTSGTIGIGGRDVSALSPAERRIAMVFQSYALYPHMSVRKNLAFGLENLRFKRAEIESRINEAARMLAIEPYLDRKPKQLSGGQRQRVAIGRAIVREPDIFLFDEPLSNLDAALRVQTRAEITRLHRDIKTTMIYVTHDQVEAMTMADKIVVLRAGRIEQVGSPLELFDNPRNLFVAGFLGSPRMNILKGTIIKGSDSNIAIDAGYGVSLPCLVDPAAVTPGQTVLAGIRPSHFTITDNAGLPFEVQYHESLGTETYLYGNLQGEKEQIIVHQAGHFAPASGSVLAIMPARERVHLFDPATELALPRLTSQGRG, from the coding sequence ATGGGAAGTCTGAAACTAGAAAACCTCAACAAGGCATTCGGTGCCGTTCATGTGCTGCATGATATCGATCTTCAGATCGAGAACGGGGAATTCGTCGTGTTCGTTGGCCCTTCGGGCTGCGGAAAATCCACCCTGCTGCGCATCATCGCCGGCCTTGAGGACGTGACATCAGGCACCATCGGCATTGGCGGGCGCGATGTCAGCGCGCTGTCGCCGGCCGAGCGCAGGATCGCCATGGTCTTCCAGTCCTACGCACTTTATCCGCATATGAGCGTGCGCAAGAACCTTGCCTTCGGTCTGGAAAACCTGCGTTTCAAGCGGGCGGAAATCGAAAGCCGCATCAACGAGGCCGCGCGTATGCTCGCCATCGAGCCCTATCTCGACCGCAAGCCGAAACAGCTTTCCGGCGGCCAGCGCCAGCGCGTCGCCATCGGCCGCGCCATCGTGCGCGAGCCGGATATTTTCCTGTTCGACGAGCCGCTCTCGAACCTCGATGCGGCGCTACGCGTCCAGACACGCGCCGAAATCACCCGCCTGCATCGCGATATCAAGACGACGATGATCTATGTTACCCACGATCAGGTGGAAGCGATGACCATGGCCGACAAGATCGTGGTGCTGCGCGCCGGGCGCATCGAGCAGGTGGGCAGCCCGCTCGAGCTTTTCGACAATCCGCGCAACCTCTTCGTCGCCGGCTTCCTCGGCTCGCCGCGCATGAACATTCTCAAAGGCACAATCATCAAGGGCAGCGACAGCAACATCGCCATCGACGCCGGATACGGCGTATCCCTGCCCTGCCTCGTCGATCCGGCAGCCGTTACCCCCGGACAGACCGTGTTGGCGGGCATACGCCCTTCGCATTTTACCATCACGGACAATGCCGGCTTGCCCTTCGAGGTGCAATATCACGAAAGCCTCGGCACCGAGACCTATCTCTACGGCAATCTCCAGGGTGAGAAGGAGCAGATCATCGTGCATCAGGCGGGCCATTTCGCCCCCGCTTCCGGCTCGGTTCTGGCGATCATGCCGGCGCGCGAACGGGTGCATCTCTTCGACCCCGCCACTGAACTGGCGCTACCGCGTCTCACCAGCCAGGGGAGAGGCTAG
- a CDS encoding glycoside hydrolase family 28 protein: protein MSAQSDITVSADSRDATANIQRAIDTVSAAGGGRVSLLAGRHVSGGLQLKSGVELHLSEDAVLAPAPDYEAYAHTTVSVIAEESNRGMIIAKGASDIAVTGPGRIEAGGENFITGDDEAMGTYIPAARRPRVMVLESCRNVRLENLSVSGSPMWTLHIVDCEDLHFRNLRIENDRRLPNTDGIVLDACRRALIEDCFISTADDGICLKTSAGPDGKAVGVCDDITVRRCTVSSVSCALKLGTESFGDFTNVVFEDCKIVESNRGIGLFSRDGGAMRNIRFSRIETECHETPGGFWGSGEAVTVTVVDRRPERQAGSVDNLVVEDLSGSMEGAINLVATSKAGIHNVRLERITLSQQPGKLGTGLQYDLRPTNADIAPSPDAAGRANAWTRDAEGRIVGMEDYPGGMPAVYLAGVEGFAARDVAIKRTTPLPEGWNKQEIVAMTNLSEGSR from the coding sequence ATGAGCGCGCAATCAGATATCACCGTCTCGGCCGATAGCCGTGATGCCACGGCCAACATCCAGCGGGCGATCGATACGGTCTCGGCAGCCGGCGGCGGTCGCGTGTCGCTCCTGGCCGGTCGGCATGTCAGCGGTGGCCTGCAGCTCAAGAGCGGCGTGGAACTGCATCTTTCGGAAGATGCGGTGCTTGCGCCTGCCCCCGACTATGAGGCCTATGCCCATACAACGGTTTCGGTGATCGCCGAGGAGTCCAACCGTGGCATGATCATCGCCAAGGGGGCGAGTGATATCGCCGTCACCGGCCCCGGCCGCATCGAGGCCGGCGGCGAGAACTTCATCACAGGCGATGACGAGGCCATGGGAACCTATATCCCGGCCGCAAGGCGACCGCGCGTAATGGTGCTGGAGTCCTGCCGCAACGTGCGCCTCGAAAACCTCTCCGTCAGTGGTTCGCCGATGTGGACGCTGCACATAGTCGATTGCGAAGACCTTCATTTCCGCAATCTGCGCATCGAAAACGACCGCCGCCTGCCCAACACCGACGGCATCGTGCTTGATGCCTGCCGGCGTGCGCTGATCGAGGATTGCTTCATCTCCACCGCCGATGACGGCATCTGCCTGAAGACCAGCGCCGGGCCGGACGGCAAAGCGGTCGGTGTCTGCGATGACATCACAGTTCGCCGCTGCACCGTTTCCAGCGTCAGCTGCGCCCTGAAGCTCGGCACGGAATCCTTCGGCGATTTTACCAATGTGGTGTTCGAGGATTGCAAGATCGTCGAGTCCAATCGCGGCATCGGCCTGTTTTCCCGCGATGGCGGTGCCATGCGCAATATCCGCTTTTCACGGATCGAGACCGAGTGCCACGAAACGCCGGGCGGTTTCTGGGGCTCCGGCGAGGCTGTGACCGTCACAGTCGTCGACCGCCGCCCCGAGCGTCAGGCCGGCAGCGTCGACAATCTGGTCGTTGAAGACTTGAGCGGTTCGATGGAAGGGGCGATCAACCTCGTCGCCACATCGAAGGCCGGCATCCACAATGTCAGGCTGGAGCGCATCACGCTGTCGCAGCAGCCCGGCAAGCTCGGAACCGGTCTGCAATATGATCTGCGCCCCACCAATGCCGATATTGCTCCAAGCCCCGATGCCGCCGGCCGCGCCAATGCCTGGACGCGGGATGCCGAAGGCAGGATCGTCGGAATGGAGGATTATCCCGGTGGAATGCCGGCGGTCTATCTTGCCGGCGTGGAAGGATTTGCGGCACGCGATGTCGCCATTAAAAGAACGACGCCCTTGCCCGAGGGCTGGAATAAACAAGAGATCGTCGCGATGACGAACTTGTCCGAAGGGAGCAGGTGA
- a CDS encoding glycoside hydrolase family 88/105 protein: MNQPSMEKDTLRTTIDNVAAAFSRLKGIQEGLVSGSSDGKIQFDEWDWEVGVGLYGFLRRALAANDRKALDDLVTWYGWQIERGLPPRQINSSAPMLPLVILTEHVDRPDFRTLVEDWADWLVHKLPKTEDGGFQHVVKERLNEGELWDDTLFMACLFLARAGVVCKRHDWIDEAVYQFMVHTRYLSDPVTGLWYHGWTFNGRHNFADAFWARGNSWITVAIPELFELVPTLSEKDRRFLANVLASQVRSLRKYQRDDGMFHTLLDDPTSPVETSATAGIAYGMLRGIEAGILGEENRPYAERALKAVLGNIDDEGVVHGVSDGTPMGHDLDFYRRIPNLPTPYGQALTMLLLIDVFLKRPQVS, from the coding sequence ATGAACCAGCCAAGCATGGAAAAAGACACTCTCAGGACGACGATCGACAATGTCGCCGCCGCCTTCAGCCGCCTCAAGGGCATTCAGGAAGGTCTGGTCAGCGGCAGTTCCGATGGCAAGATCCAGTTCGACGAATGGGACTGGGAAGTGGGCGTCGGCCTTTACGGTTTCCTGCGCCGGGCGCTTGCCGCCAACGACCGGAAGGCGCTTGATGATCTCGTGACATGGTATGGCTGGCAGATCGAGCGTGGCCTGCCGCCGCGCCAGATCAACAGCTCCGCCCCCATGCTGCCGCTTGTCATCCTGACGGAACATGTCGACCGACCGGATTTCCGGACGCTGGTGGAAGACTGGGCCGACTGGCTGGTGCACAAATTGCCGAAAACCGAAGATGGCGGCTTCCAGCATGTCGTCAAGGAGCGGCTGAACGAGGGCGAACTCTGGGACGACACGCTGTTCATGGCGTGTCTGTTCCTCGCCCGTGCCGGTGTCGTGTGCAAACGCCACGACTGGATCGATGAGGCGGTCTACCAGTTTATGGTGCATACGCGCTACCTCTCCGATCCCGTCACCGGCCTGTGGTATCATGGTTGGACCTTCAATGGACGCCACAACTTCGCCGACGCTTTCTGGGCGCGCGGCAATTCCTGGATCACCGTCGCCATCCCCGAACTCTTCGAACTCGTGCCGACACTCTCTGAAAAGGACAGGCGTTTCCTCGCCAACGTGCTGGCAAGCCAGGTGCGGTCGCTGCGGAAATACCAGCGCGACGACGGCATGTTCCACACACTTCTCGATGACCCGACATCGCCGGTGGAAACGTCAGCCACGGCGGGCATCGCCTATGGCATGCTGCGCGGCATCGAGGCCGGCATTCTCGGCGAAGAAAACCGGCCGTATGCGGAGCGCGCGCTGAAGGCGGTACTGGGCAATATCGACGATGAAGGCGTCGTCCACGGCGTCTCCGACGGCACGCCGATGGGCCACGATCTCGACTTCTACCGCCGCATTCCCAATCTGCCCACGCCCTACGGGCAGGCGCTGACCATGCTGCTTTTGATCGACGTCTTTCTGAAAAGGCCGCAGGTATCATGA